Proteins encoded within one genomic window of Cucumis sativus cultivar 9930 chromosome 3, Cucumber_9930_V3, whole genome shotgun sequence:
- the LOC105434797 gene encoding phytohormone-binding protein — protein sequence MVKEAKAQAKVRVGIETLWKALVKDLRFIIPKLMPNTVEKIELIHGNGGLGSVFLFHLGRGVKIVKIQKERIVELDETKHEFGLEVMEGILLKRGFSSFKTTFKLFSMKEKETLVEVKVVYGTERDDEDEVHMEEVATKPALSFLQLLEKFLIDSSS from the exons ATGGTTAAGGAGGCTAAAGCTCAAGCAAAAGTTAGGGTTGGAATTGAAACCCTATGGAAAGCTTTGGTAAAAGACTTGAGATTTATCATTCCAAAGCTCATGCCTAACACTGTTGAAAAAATTGAGCTCATTCATGGAAACGGTGGCCTTGGCTCAGTCTTCCTCTTCCATCTTGGCCGTG GTGTGAAGATTGTGAAAATCCAGAAGGAAAGGATTGTAGAACTTGATGAGACAAAACATGAATTTGGGCTAGAAGTAATGGAGGGAATTCTCTTAAAAAGagggttttcttctttcaagaCAACATTTAAGCTTTTTTCcatgaaagagaaagaaaccCTAGTGGAAGTCAAGGTTGTTTATGGGACTGAaagagatgatgaagatgaagttCACATGGAAGAAGTGGCAACCAAGCCagctctttcttttctccaacTCTTGGAAAAGTTTCTTATTGATTCAtcttcttaa